The following are encoded in a window of Bradyrhizobium sp. WBOS07 genomic DNA:
- a CDS encoding DUF2339 domain-containing protein, translating to MFDGPFDVFALIIAIVAFLIAIKASSQAAELRRRLNALEAMSYAQRPVQPPPLMPVQEEAPASAAMAAERPLAPEAEPAPPPLDTDQASPPPLAAGVSADAPPPLPAPAPDIREPGFEEQLGTRWVVWIGGLALALGGFFMVRYSIEAGLLGPGVRVFLGGLFAAALLGAGEWTRRKESISNIAALPIANIPAILTAAGTAVAFATIYAAYALYGFLVPATAFVLLGIVAMCTLAAALLHGPALAGLGVVGAFVTPVLVSSGKPDYWALYIYLAVVTAASFGLARIRLWRWLAVTTIAFAVLWLLPGLDAEQLQVAPHAFHVIAGFVLAALLVVCGFMFGPAIEDGEIEPISSGSLGAYLFGAMLIVLSSAHADLALIAFALLVGGTLLVAWRAPAATGALGAAAATVFIVFAEWAVRANPDMLVLPGGAMSGVGPSAIDSSVTLHLVTAALFAAGFGIAGFLAQGRSNSAIIPVVWSAAAVATPIAILVALYARIAHLDRSIPFAILAVLLAASFGAATEALTRRETRPGSMISTALFATGTLGALALALTFALEKGWLTIALALMSLGTAWISLQRPIPFLRWLAAIFAALVTARIAYDPRIVGDAVGTTPIFNWLLWGYGLPAASFWGASIFLRRRADDPPLRMVETAAILFTALLAFMEIRHFATGGRMTAGPSLLEFALQVCVTLAMAIGLERLRLRSQSIVHNVGAVVLTAIAGFIALFGLLILENPMVLSSVNVGGLVFNLLLLGYALPAVLMLLLSYAVAGHRSVAYANTIAGGALVFALSYVTLEIRRFYHGPVLLYGGTTSAEQYTYSIGWLAFGVVLLGAGILFNSERARLASAAVIALTILKAFAIDVWTLTGVYRALSFMCLGVVLVAIGWLYQRILFRRQVVPPPAAPTSS from the coding sequence ATGTTCGACGGCCCGTTTGACGTCTTTGCGCTGATCATCGCGATCGTCGCCTTCCTGATCGCAATCAAGGCCTCCAGCCAGGCGGCCGAGCTGCGCCGGCGACTGAACGCACTCGAAGCGATGTCTTATGCGCAACGGCCGGTGCAGCCGCCGCCGCTCATGCCGGTGCAGGAGGAGGCGCCTGCTTCTGCGGCGATGGCGGCCGAGCGGCCGCTTGCGCCTGAGGCCGAGCCGGCGCCGCCTCCGCTCGACACCGACCAGGCGTCCCCGCCGCCGCTCGCGGCGGGCGTCTCCGCCGATGCGCCGCCTCCCCTGCCTGCGCCCGCGCCCGACATTCGAGAACCTGGCTTCGAGGAGCAGCTCGGCACGCGCTGGGTGGTGTGGATCGGCGGCCTTGCGCTCGCGCTCGGCGGCTTCTTCATGGTGCGCTATTCGATCGAGGCCGGTCTTCTCGGCCCCGGCGTGCGCGTGTTCCTGGGCGGCCTGTTCGCAGCCGCGCTGCTGGGCGCCGGCGAATGGACCCGGCGCAAGGAGAGCATCTCCAACATCGCGGCGCTGCCGATCGCCAACATCCCGGCGATCCTCACCGCGGCCGGAACGGCGGTGGCGTTCGCCACCATCTACGCCGCCTACGCGCTCTACGGCTTCCTGGTGCCCGCCACCGCCTTCGTGCTGCTCGGCATCGTGGCGATGTGCACGCTGGCTGCCGCGCTGCTGCACGGACCGGCGCTCGCCGGCCTCGGCGTGGTCGGCGCCTTCGTGACGCCGGTGCTCGTCTCCAGCGGCAAGCCCGATTATTGGGCGCTCTACATCTATCTCGCCGTCGTCACCGCCGCGAGCTTCGGCCTCGCCCGCATCCGGCTGTGGCGCTGGCTTGCGGTCACCACGATCGCCTTCGCCGTGCTCTGGCTCTTGCCCGGTCTCGACGCCGAGCAGCTCCAGGTCGCACCGCACGCCTTCCACGTCATCGCCGGCTTCGTGCTGGCCGCGCTGCTCGTCGTCTGCGGCTTCATGTTCGGGCCTGCAATCGAGGACGGCGAGATCGAGCCGATCTCGTCGGGCTCGCTCGGCGCCTATCTGTTCGGCGCGATGCTGATCGTGCTGTCGAGCGCGCATGCGGACCTCGCGCTGATCGCGTTTGCGCTGCTGGTCGGCGGCACGCTGCTCGTCGCCTGGCGCGCCCCGGCGGCGACCGGCGCGCTCGGCGCGGCTGCGGCGACCGTCTTCATCGTGTTCGCCGAATGGGCGGTGCGTGCCAATCCCGACATGCTGGTGCTGCCGGGCGGTGCGATGTCCGGCGTCGGGCCCAGCGCGATCGACAGCTCGGTGACGCTGCATCTGGTGACGGCCGCGCTTTTCGCCGCCGGCTTCGGAATTGCCGGCTTCCTGGCGCAGGGCCGCTCGAACTCGGCGATCATCCCCGTGGTGTGGTCGGCTGCTGCGGTCGCAACGCCGATCGCGATCCTGGTCGCGCTCTACGCGCGTATCGCCCATCTCGACCGCTCGATCCCCTTTGCGATCCTCGCGGTGCTGCTCGCAGCAAGCTTTGGCGCGGCGACCGAGGCGCTGACGCGCCGCGAGACCCGGCCGGGCAGCATGATCTCGACCGCCTTGTTCGCGACCGGCACGCTCGGTGCGCTGGCGCTGGCGCTGACCTTCGCGCTGGAAAAGGGCTGGCTGACGATCGCGCTGGCGCTGATGTCGCTCGGCACCGCCTGGATCTCGCTGCAGCGGCCGATCCCGTTCCTGCGCTGGCTCGCCGCCATTTTCGCCGCGCTCGTCACCGCGCGCATCGCCTATGACCCACGCATCGTCGGCGATGCCGTCGGCACCACGCCGATCTTCAATTGGCTGCTCTGGGGCTACGGCCTGCCGGCGGCCTCGTTCTGGGGCGCGAGCATCTTCCTGCGCCGCCGCGCCGACGATCCGCCGTTGCGCATGGTCGAGACGGCCGCGATCCTGTTCACCGCGCTGCTCGCTTTCATGGAGATCCGGCACTTTGCGACCGGTGGCCGCATGACGGCCGGCCCCTCGCTGCTCGAATTCGCGCTGCAGGTCTGCGTCACGCTCGCGATGGCGATCGGGCTGGAGCGGCTGCGGCTGAGGAGCCAGAGCATCGTGCACAATGTCGGCGCCGTCGTGCTCACGGCGATTGCCGGATTCATCGCATTGTTCGGTCTCTTGATCCTGGAGAATCCAATGGTGCTCTCCAGCGTCAATGTCGGCGGCCTCGTCTTCAACCTGCTGCTGCTCGGCTACGCGCTGCCGGCGGTGCTGATGCTGCTGCTGTCCTATGCGGTGGCGGGCCACCGCTCCGTCGCCTACGCCAACACGATCGCGGGCGGCGCGCTGGTGTTCGCGCTCAGCTATGTGACGCTGGAGATCCGCCGCTTCTATCACGGCCCGGTGCTGCTCTACGGCGGCACCACGAGCGCGGAGCAATATACCTATTCGATCGGCTGGCTGGCGTTCGGGGTGGTGCTGCTCGGCGCGGGTATCCTGTTCAATTCGGAGCGTGCGCGACTGGCCTCTGCCGCCGTCATCGCGCTGACCATCCTCAAGGCCTTCGCAATCGACGTGTGGACGCTGACAGGCGTCTACCGCGCGCTGTCGTTCATGTGCCTCGGCGTCGTGCTGGTGGCGATCGGCTGGCTGTACCAGCGCATCCTGTTCCGGCGGCAGGTCGTGCCGCCGCCGGCCGCGCCGACCAGCAGCTGA
- a CDS encoding methyl-accepting chemotaxis protein codes for MSKLSIVFKLLTVLSVLVLSLAGVGVMAICTMQNINAHTVEIAESWLPSVRALGSMRADINELRVVLRLHLMQESIEGKDAAEKRMAPLRERIEKTRKVYEGLITLPEERQIYEQWTKAWADYLSGVQETMALSRKSPGRFPTEANELLQTKVAKMAQAADPLLLKSIELNNSGAEAETKEAADSYATIFRVLVGIIVAAVVIAIGAAYYLVRDVSRGIASIIRPMQSLGEGDLSAEVPHRGEKTEIGSMADALQIFKEALIAKKAADEAAARDAEAKIERGRRVDAITRNFEVMIGEVVETVSSASTELEASAATLSGTAQRGQQLATVVAAASEEASTNVQAVASASEELSSSITEISRRVQDSARMAAEAVEQAARTNDRVNALSQAASRIGDVVELINTIAGQTNLLALNATIEAARAGEAGRGFAVVASEVKALAEQTAKATGEIGAQVAGIQAATQESVSAIQEIGGTIERLSEVASAIAAAVEEQGAATQEISRNVQQAALGTQEVSSNITNVQRGAIDTGSASGEVLSAAKSLATDSTRLKVEVAQFLESVRAA; via the coding sequence ATGTCGAAACTGTCGATCGTCTTCAAGCTCTTGACCGTGTTGTCGGTCCTCGTTCTCTCGCTCGCCGGTGTCGGCGTGATGGCGATCTGCACCATGCAGAACATCAACGCCCACACGGTCGAGATCGCGGAGAGCTGGCTGCCGAGCGTGCGCGCGCTCGGCTCCATGCGCGCCGACATCAACGAGCTGCGCGTCGTGCTGCGCCTGCACCTGATGCAGGAGAGCATTGAAGGCAAGGACGCCGCCGAGAAGCGCATGGCCCCGCTACGCGAGCGCATCGAGAAGACGCGCAAGGTCTACGAAGGCCTGATTACGTTGCCGGAGGAACGCCAGATCTATGAACAATGGACCAAGGCCTGGGCCGACTACCTGAGCGGGGTTCAGGAGACGATGGCGCTGTCGCGCAAGAGCCCCGGCCGTTTTCCGACGGAGGCCAACGAACTGTTGCAGACCAAGGTCGCGAAGATGGCTCAGGCGGCGGATCCTCTGCTCCTGAAGAGCATCGAGCTCAACAACAGCGGCGCCGAAGCTGAAACGAAGGAGGCGGCCGACAGCTACGCCACCATCTTCCGCGTGCTCGTCGGCATCATCGTTGCAGCCGTCGTGATCGCGATCGGCGCCGCCTATTATCTCGTGCGTGACGTCTCTCGCGGCATCGCCTCGATCATCCGGCCGATGCAGTCGCTCGGCGAAGGCGACCTCTCGGCCGAGGTGCCGCATCGCGGCGAGAAGACCGAGATCGGTTCGATGGCGGACGCGCTGCAGATCTTCAAGGAGGCGTTGATCGCCAAGAAGGCCGCCGACGAGGCTGCCGCGCGCGACGCCGAGGCCAAGATCGAACGCGGCCGCCGTGTCGATGCCATCACGCGCAATTTCGAGGTCATGATCGGCGAGGTCGTCGAGACCGTGTCGTCGGCCTCGACCGAGCTCGAGGCTTCCGCGGCCACGCTGAGCGGTACGGCGCAGCGCGGCCAGCAGCTCGCAACCGTCGTTGCGGCTGCGTCCGAGGAAGCCTCCACTAACGTCCAGGCCGTGGCGTCCGCCTCGGAAGAGCTGTCGTCCTCGATCACAGAGATCAGCCGCCGCGTGCAGGATTCGGCGCGGATGGCTGCGGAAGCCGTCGAGCAGGCGGCGCGGACCAACGATCGCGTCAACGCGCTGTCGCAGGCGGCCTCTCGCATCGGCGACGTCGTCGAGCTCATCAACACCATCGCGGGCCAGACCAACCTGCTGGCGCTGAATGCGACCATCGAGGCGGCGCGCGCCGGCGAAGCCGGCCGCGGCTTTGCCGTCGTCGCATCGGAGGTCAAGGCACTGGCCGAGCAGACCGCGAAGGCGACCGGCGAGATCGGGGCGCAGGTCGCGGGGATTCAGGCCGCGACGCAGGAATCCGTCAGCGCCATCCAAGAGATCGGCGGCACCATCGAGCGGCTGTCCGAGGTGGCCTCGGCCATCGCCGCCGCTGTCGAGGAGCAGGGCGCCGCGACGCAGGAGATTTCGCGCAACGTCCAGCAGGCTGCCCTCGGCACCCAGGAGGTCTCGTCCAACATCACCAACGTGCAGCGCGGCGCGATCGACACCGGCTCGGCCTCCGGTGAGGTGCTTTCGGCCGCGAAGTCGCTGGCGACCGACAGCACCCGCCTGAAGGTCGAGGTCGCGCAGTTCCTGGAATCGGTCCGCGCGGCCTGA
- a CDS encoding methyl-accepting chemotaxis protein — MLSLVQNLKIGTKLAIASALGVLLVGAMIASQMLGNASIRESSQSALAQQQIARDAVEAEVTVRGMQLAVRDLRLANSLADIQKATTSLGDQQKSTNLLVDQMLKLSQEPENRARMEKLRSLAANYAKAAQQIAGVRGEALAASGADGPARAAKLNEDVIRIAREVTLPIAGELDVLIRQIADYARHKSDEKNAASAAQMKSSEQLAILVGALAMLVLVGSWLMSFVTIARPIRALTVAMDRLAGGDFSVVLPGLGRKDEVGGVAAAVEKFKIVSEQKAREEAEAKIRQDQIAAAQRTAEMHKLADGFEAAIGEIVDTVSSAATELEASASTLTSTAARGQQLTTMVASASEEASTNVQSVASATEELSSSITEISRQVQESARVAGEAVSQARTTTDRVGELSAAAARIGDVVELINTIAGQTNLLALNATIEAARAGEAGRGFAVVASEVKALAEQTAKATGEIGQQIASIQTATEHSVGAIKDISHTIEKLSEISSTIAAAVEEQGAATQEISRNVQQAAAGTHQVSSNITDVQHGASETGSASSQVLSAAQMLSGDSNRLKLEVDKFVRTVRAA, encoded by the coding sequence ATGTTGAGCCTTGTTCAGAATCTGAAGATCGGGACCAAGCTGGCGATTGCGTCTGCACTAGGGGTACTCCTGGTCGGCGCCATGATCGCAAGTCAGATGCTCGGCAATGCGAGCATCCGAGAGAGCAGCCAGAGCGCGCTTGCGCAGCAGCAGATCGCGCGCGACGCAGTTGAGGCCGAGGTGACGGTTCGCGGCATGCAGCTCGCCGTACGCGACCTTCGTCTCGCCAATAGCTTGGCCGACATTCAAAAGGCCACCACGAGCCTGGGCGACCAGCAGAAATCGACGAACCTGCTGGTCGATCAGATGCTGAAGCTTTCTCAAGAGCCCGAGAATCGCGCTCGCATGGAGAAACTGAGATCGCTGGCCGCCAACTACGCAAAGGCGGCGCAGCAGATCGCGGGCGTGCGCGGCGAAGCCTTGGCCGCCAGCGGTGCAGACGGCCCGGCGCGTGCTGCCAAGCTCAACGAAGACGTCATTCGCATCGCACGCGAGGTGACCCTGCCGATCGCCGGCGAGCTCGATGTGCTGATCCGTCAGATTGCCGATTACGCGAGACACAAATCCGACGAGAAAAATGCTGCGTCCGCTGCCCAGATGAAATCGAGCGAGCAGCTTGCGATCCTGGTCGGCGCACTCGCCATGCTCGTCCTCGTCGGCTCCTGGCTGATGTCGTTCGTGACCATCGCCCGCCCAATTCGGGCGCTCACCGTGGCCATGGACAGGCTCGCCGGCGGCGATTTCTCGGTGGTGCTGCCCGGCCTCGGACGCAAGGACGAGGTTGGCGGCGTCGCTGCGGCCGTCGAGAAATTCAAGATCGTCTCGGAACAGAAGGCGCGCGAAGAGGCCGAGGCCAAGATCAGGCAGGATCAAATCGCGGCCGCGCAGCGCACGGCCGAGATGCACAAGCTTGCTGACGGCTTCGAAGCCGCGATCGGCGAGATCGTCGATACCGTGTCCTCGGCGGCGACCGAACTGGAAGCCTCGGCCTCGACGCTCACATCGACCGCGGCGCGTGGCCAGCAGCTCACCACGATGGTTGCTTCCGCCTCCGAGGAAGCGTCCACCAACGTGCAGTCGGTGGCCTCGGCGACCGAAGAGCTGTCGTCGTCGATCACCGAGATCAGCCGCCAGGTGCAGGAATCCGCTCGCGTCGCGGGCGAAGCGGTGAGCCAGGCCCGCACCACGACCGACCGCGTGGGGGAGCTCTCCGCCGCTGCGGCGCGGATCGGCGACGTGGTCGAGCTGATCAACACCATCGCCGGTCAGACCAATCTCCTGGCGCTCAATGCAACCATCGAGGCCGCGCGCGCCGGCGAGGCCGGCCGCGGCTTTGCCGTCGTCGCCTCCGAAGTCAAGGCGCTCGCCGAGCAGACCGCGAAGGCGACCGGCGAGATCGGCCAGCAGATCGCCAGCATCCAGACCGCCACCGAACATTCCGTCGGCGCGATCAAGGACATCAGCCACACCATCGAAAAACTGTCGGAGATCTCCTCGACGATCGCGGCTGCCGTCGAAGAGCAGGGCGCGGCGACGCAGGAGATCTCCCGCAACGTGCAGCAGGCGGCGGCAGGCACCCATCAGGTGTCGTCCAACATCACCGACGTGCAGCACGGCGCGAGCGAGACCGGCTCGGCCTCCTCGCAGGTGCTGTCCGCCGCCCAGATGCTGTCCGGCGACAGCAACCGCCTCAAGCTCGAAGTCGACAAGTTTGTCCGCACCGTACGCGCCGCCTGA
- a CDS encoding MDR family oxidoreductase, with amino-acid sequence MATFKAIRIDKADKGTVAALTQFDEAELMDGDVTVRVEWSTLNYKDGLALTGKAPVVRRFPMIAGIDFAGTVEASSHPQWKAGDKVVCTGWGMGETHLGAYAEKARVKGDWLVALPEGLSARDAMAIGTAGFTAMLAVLALEKHGLSPKSGPVVVTGAAGGVGSVAIAVLSKLGYHVIASTGRASEADYLKHLGAAEIIDRNELSGSAKPLAKERWAGGVDSVGSTTLANLLSMTRYGGAIAACGLAAGMDLPSSVAPFILRGVCLLGIDSVMCPIEPRKAAWQRLASDLDRTKLAEITKEISLAEVSDWGAKILAGAVRGRIVVKIV; translated from the coding sequence GTGGCCACATTCAAGGCGATCCGGATCGACAAGGCGGACAAGGGCACCGTTGCCGCGCTCACGCAGTTCGATGAAGCCGAGCTGATGGACGGCGATGTCACCGTCCGGGTCGAATGGTCGACGCTGAACTACAAGGACGGCCTTGCGCTCACCGGCAAGGCGCCGGTAGTGCGCCGCTTCCCGATGATCGCCGGCATCGACTTCGCCGGTACGGTCGAGGCCTCCTCGCATCCGCAGTGGAAGGCCGGCGACAAGGTGGTCTGCACTGGATGGGGCATGGGCGAGACCCATCTCGGCGCCTATGCCGAGAAGGCACGGGTGAAGGGCGACTGGCTGGTCGCCTTGCCGGAGGGGCTCTCGGCGCGCGATGCCATGGCGATCGGCACCGCCGGCTTCACCGCGATGCTCGCGGTGCTGGCACTGGAGAAGCACGGTTTGTCGCCGAAGAGCGGCCCGGTGGTGGTGACCGGTGCCGCCGGCGGCGTCGGCTCGGTCGCGATCGCCGTGCTCTCCAAGCTCGGCTACCACGTCATCGCCTCGACCGGCCGGGCCTCTGAGGCCGACTATCTGAAGCACCTGGGCGCTGCCGAAATCATCGACCGTAACGAACTGTCCGGTTCGGCCAAACCTCTCGCCAAGGAGCGCTGGGCCGGTGGCGTCGACAGCGTCGGCTCGACCACCCTCGCCAATCTGCTCTCGATGACGCGATATGGCGGAGCGATCGCGGCGTGTGGCCTGGCGGCGGGCATGGACCTGCCGTCCTCGGTGGCACCGTTTATTTTGCGCGGAGTGTGCCTTCTCGGCATCGATTCGGTGATGTGTCCGATCGAGCCCAGAAAGGCCGCCTGGCAGCGCCTCGCATCCGATCTCGATCGGACAAAACTAGCTGAAATCACTAAGGAAATTTCGCTTGCCGAGGTTTCGGATTGGGGCGCCAAGATTCTGGCCGGTGCGGTGCGCGGCCGTATCGTGGTAAAAATTGTCTAA
- a CDS encoding MFS transporter has translation MSTSVSEFAPAPRSSNWRTPAIIILCGCAIGMLGFGPRSALGFFVQPMSHEFSWGRDVFGLAIAVQNLLWGLGQPFAGAVADRFGLFRVMCVGALLYAGGLLLMRYSSTPLSLNMGAGVMIGLGLAGCSFNLVLSAFTKLLPAEKRGIALGAGTAAGSFGQFLFAPIGVALIDNFGWQQALSVFGFLMLLIIPLSLALSTPPVANTANTAPADEQTITKALAEAFGHRSYVLLVLGFFTCGFQLAFITVHLPAFLVDRGITAQTGGWVIAAIGLFNIVGSLSVGYLQNSLPKRYILSTIYFTRALATLAFISFPITPFSAIAFGAISGLTWLSTVPPTSALVALMFGTRWLATLYGFAFVSHQVGGFLGVWLGGIVFEKFGSYTPIWWLSILFGVLSALINLPIVEKPVARAVAQPA, from the coding sequence ATGTCGACATCAGTGAGCGAATTTGCTCCGGCCCCACGTTCCTCCAATTGGCGCACCCCGGCCATCATCATTCTGTGCGGCTGTGCGATCGGCATGCTCGGCTTCGGTCCGCGCTCGGCGCTCGGCTTCTTCGTGCAGCCGATGAGCCACGAATTCTCCTGGGGCCGCGACGTGTTTGGCCTCGCGATCGCCGTGCAGAACCTGCTGTGGGGCCTGGGCCAGCCTTTCGCTGGAGCCGTGGCCGATCGCTTCGGCCTGTTCCGGGTGATGTGCGTCGGCGCGCTCCTCTATGCCGGCGGGCTGCTCCTGATGCGCTATTCCTCGACGCCGCTGTCCCTCAACATGGGGGCCGGCGTGATGATCGGCTTAGGTCTGGCCGGCTGCTCGTTCAACCTGGTGCTGTCGGCCTTCACCAAGCTCTTGCCCGCGGAGAAGCGCGGCATCGCGCTCGGCGCCGGCACCGCTGCGGGTTCGTTCGGGCAGTTCCTGTTCGCGCCGATCGGCGTCGCGCTGATCGACAATTTCGGCTGGCAGCAGGCGCTCTCAGTGTTCGGCTTCCTGATGCTGCTGATCATCCCGCTGTCGCTGGCGCTCTCGACGCCGCCTGTCGCAAACACGGCCAATACGGCGCCTGCCGATGAGCAGACCATTACAAAGGCGCTTGCGGAGGCCTTCGGCCACCGCTCCTATGTGCTCTTGGTGCTCGGCTTCTTCACCTGCGGCTTCCAGCTCGCCTTCATTACCGTGCATCTGCCGGCCTTCCTGGTCGATCGCGGCATCACCGCACAAACCGGCGGCTGGGTGATCGCGGCGATCGGTCTGTTCAACATCGTGGGCTCGCTCAGCGTCGGCTATCTCCAGAACTCACTGCCCAAGCGCTACATCCTCTCGACCATCTACTTCACGCGCGCGCTGGCGACACTCGCCTTCATCTCGTTCCCGATCACGCCGTTCTCGGCGATTGCGTTCGGTGCGATCTCCGGCCTGACCTGGCTCTCCACGGTGCCGCCGACCTCGGCGCTGGTGGCGCTGATGTTCGGCACGCGCTGGCTTGCCACGCTCTACGGCTTCGCCTTCGTCAGCCATCAGGTCGGTGGCTTCCTCGGCGTCTGGCTCGGGGGCATCGTGTTCGAGAAATTCGGTTCCTACACGCCGATCTGGTGGCTTTCGATCCTGTTCGGCGTGCTCTCCGCGCTGATCAATCTTCCGATCGTGGAGAAACCCGTGGCACGGGCGGTTGCGCAGCCCGCCTGA
- the nadA gene encoding quinolinate synthase NadA: MPIAGIYGPDDFANRPQGQVSAFPRAAPARTEARLPTPSLTWTPEVARATAPLYERVKHVIPPIEWPLMAPTILAINELKRARGAVILAHNYQSPEIFHCVADIGGDSLQLAVEATKVKADIIVQCGVHFMAETSKLLNPDKTVLIPDASAGCSLAASITGADVRLLRERFPGVPVVAYVNTSAEVKAEVDICCTSSNAVQVVESLGAPSVIFLPDRYLATYVASKTDVKIIAWKGACEVHERFKGEELRAFREADPSVQIIAHPECPPDVLAEADFTGSTAHMINWVRERRPRRLVMITECSMADNVRAELPDVEMLRPCNLCPHMKRITLANILDSLLTLREEVTIDPALAERARRSVERMINLKN, from the coding sequence ATGCCGATCGCTGGAATTTACGGCCCCGACGACTTTGCCAACCGGCCCCAGGGCCAAGTCAGCGCCTTCCCCCGGGCCGCACCCGCACGAACGGAAGCCAGGCTGCCGACGCCCTCGCTGACATGGACGCCGGAGGTCGCCCGCGCGACTGCGCCGCTCTATGAGCGCGTGAAGCATGTGATCCCGCCGATCGAGTGGCCGCTGATGGCGCCGACGATCCTGGCGATCAACGAGCTGAAGCGCGCCCGCGGCGCGGTGATCCTCGCGCACAATTACCAGTCCCCCGAGATCTTCCACTGCGTCGCCGATATCGGCGGCGATTCGCTGCAGCTCGCCGTCGAAGCCACCAAGGTGAAGGCCGACATCATCGTCCAATGCGGCGTGCATTTCATGGCGGAGACCTCGAAACTGCTCAACCCCGACAAGACGGTGCTGATTCCCGACGCAAGCGCCGGCTGCTCGCTCGCCGCCAGCATCACCGGCGCCGACGTCCGCCTGCTGCGCGAGAGATTTCCCGGTGTGCCGGTCGTCGCTTACGTCAACACCTCGGCCGAGGTGAAGGCCGAGGTCGACATCTGCTGCACCTCCTCGAACGCGGTGCAGGTGGTCGAGAGCCTTGGCGCTCCAAGCGTGATCTTCCTGCCCGATCGCTATCTCGCAACTTACGTGGCCTCGAAGACCGACGTGAAAATCATCGCCTGGAAAGGCGCCTGCGAAGTACACGAGCGTTTCAAGGGCGAAGAGCTGCGCGCTTTCCGCGAGGCCGATCCGTCGGTGCAGATCATCGCGCATCCCGAATGTCCGCCGGACGTGCTGGCGGAAGCCGACTTCACCGGCTCGACCGCGCACATGATCAACTGGGTGCGTGAGCGGCGGCCGCGGCGGCTGGTGATGATCACGGAATGCTCGATGGCCGACAATGTGCGCGCCGAGCTGCCCGACGTCGAGATGCTGCGCCCCTGCAATCTCTGCCCGCATATGAAGCGCATCACGCTCGCCAACATCCTGGACAGCCTGCTGACGCTCCGTGAGGAGGTAACGATCGATCCCGCGCTCGCGGAGAGGGCAAGGCGATCGGTCGAGCGGATGATCAATCTGAAGAACTGA